The Agarilytica rhodophyticola genome has a window encoding:
- a CDS encoding vanadium-dependent haloperoxidase, translated as MRKKHTSRPDTRLILFLFTLIYSCTATSQNTAPVDKRLYDSYIGNFNPANAPKSLFDRYIDMTNNVSTSNTNFSVFAATAEETKETILIWHEIALELVADDHTPVGNNEAPLSQAGPTRASRALAMGQIAVFEAINAIENRFRNFTNNSGSRNRDASPDAAVVEAAFETYSRLYPESERDLQRIRSRELNRIRRFETDESRIQAGLRLGRDASSDIIANRRNDRSNVSDVRFGRGGRVANNGRRTFAGRDINGGSRRIGDWQPDPNALPSSGEFNLALGASWGNVEPFFLRRGDQFRSRPHPRITSAAYESSHRQVSRIGGAPSNSVIRSTSTANTRFIGNFWGYDGVPMLGVPPVIYNQIAVQVADDEIDNPAQLARFLAMVNVAMADAAIAAWDSKYFYNFWRPVTAIRTNDNNPDTTFDPSWNPVGISVINTDDAVRVTPPFPAYPSGHATFGGVVFALMRSFFGNNTRFTFVSQEFDGEGRDPFTNRRRPLMPVRFANFREAQRENGISRVYNGSHWSFDDTAGNEMGEDIADFLLNNVNAFSRR; from the coding sequence ATGAGAAAAAAACATACAAGCAGGCCTGACACAAGACTAATTTTATTTTTGTTTACATTAATATATTCATGCACCGCCACATCACAAAATACAGCACCAGTAGATAAAAGGTTATATGATTCCTACATCGGCAATTTTAATCCCGCAAACGCGCCGAAAAGTTTATTTGATCGTTACATCGACATGACAAATAATGTATCGACCTCGAATACTAACTTCAGTGTTTTTGCTGCAACAGCTGAAGAGACAAAAGAAACTATTCTTATTTGGCATGAAATAGCGTTGGAATTAGTGGCTGATGATCATACCCCTGTAGGAAATAATGAGGCGCCTTTATCTCAAGCAGGCCCAACACGAGCGAGCCGTGCACTTGCTATGGGACAAATTGCAGTTTTCGAAGCTATTAATGCTATTGAGAATCGCTTTAGAAACTTCACTAATAATTCAGGTTCTAGGAATAGAGATGCTTCACCCGACGCCGCTGTAGTAGAAGCAGCTTTCGAAACTTATTCGCGATTATATCCAGAAAGTGAACGAGACCTGCAACGAATTAGAAGTCGTGAACTCAACCGTATTCGGCGTTTTGAAACAGATGAGTCACGTATTCAAGCAGGTTTAAGACTGGGGAGAGATGCATCTTCGGATATTATCGCCAATAGAAGAAACGATCGCTCCAATGTTAGTGATGTTAGATTCGGCCGCGGTGGACGTGTTGCCAATAACGGGAGAAGAACATTTGCCGGACGCGATATTAATGGTGGTAGTAGAAGAATTGGCGATTGGCAACCCGACCCTAACGCCCTACCTAGCTCGGGTGAATTTAATCTTGCTTTAGGTGCTTCGTGGGGGAATGTTGAGCCTTTCTTTTTAAGACGTGGCGATCAATTCCGCAGCCGTCCGCACCCAAGAATTACCTCTGCTGCTTATGAGAGTTCACACCGACAAGTTTCTAGAATTGGTGGCGCGCCTAGTAATAGTGTTATTCGAAGCACAAGCACAGCAAATACCCGCTTTATCGGAAACTTCTGGGGATACGACGGCGTACCTATGCTAGGTGTTCCACCGGTAATCTATAACCAAATAGCAGTGCAAGTTGCAGATGACGAAATAGATAATCCGGCACAATTGGCCCGCTTTTTAGCAATGGTTAATGTCGCCATGGCTGATGCAGCTATTGCCGCATGGGATAGCAAATATTTCTATAACTTTTGGCGTCCGGTCACAGCAATCCGAACTAATGATAATAATCCTGATACCACGTTTGACCCAAGCTGGAACCCTGTAGGTATTTCTGTTATCAATACTGACGATGCGGTTCGCGTAACCCCTCCCTTCCCTGCCTATCCTTCGGGCCATGCAACCTTTGGCGGTGTCGTATTTGCATTAATGCGTAGTTTTTTTGGTAACAACACACGATTCACTTTTGTTTCTCAAGAATTCGATGGCGAAGGCAGAGACCCATTTACTAATAGAAGACGTCCTCTTATGCCAGTGCGCTTTGCAAATTTTAGAGAAGCCCAGAGGGAAAATGGTATAAGTCGTGTTTACAATGGTAGTCATTGGTCATTCGATGACACGGCTGGCAATGAAATGGGGGAAGATATTGCCGATTTTTTACTTAATAATGTCAATGCATTTAGCAGAAGATAA
- a CDS encoding sensor histidine kinase, whose translation MKLRLFFFIVFIWLGIGVLHVFFTYLDRVKAGRFEASGFPLEILYYLSAYVSWSFICFLILKLSKCYIRAEQYKHLVILFFLGLILWLPLFFIIDMNIGSILGVTPVMTPLEILSQITNQIIFFYTLLYTSMFGCCVAISLYDYSKSVVIEKLELEKQEALHRSHLSDLQMKALQSQLSPHFLFNSLGSISGLARQSNKEAVISAIARLGDMLRFTVENSQKRCIPLATELAFVDNYITLQKLRFSNRFVFNITNNTHSENIVCPPFSLQLLIENAFIHGVNKSNERTYIEVTLEEHNNQLTFIVCNTKANEYQQSTSLKSGLANLNDRLKMIYGDSASIQLFPNEVSKKNESNTKGSDKDDFKAHHVKIHYFKIHYFKIKVSMPLEDVDV comes from the coding sequence ATGAAGTTAAGGCTATTCTTTTTTATTGTTTTCATATGGTTGGGCATCGGTGTTCTTCATGTATTCTTCACTTACTTAGACAGAGTAAAGGCAGGCCGATTTGAAGCCTCTGGCTTTCCTCTTGAGATTTTGTATTACTTATCAGCTTACGTTTCTTGGTCATTTATTTGTTTTCTTATTTTAAAACTTTCTAAATGCTATATCCGTGCGGAGCAATACAAACATTTAGTTATTCTATTCTTTTTGGGTCTAATATTGTGGCTACCTCTTTTCTTTATTATCGATATGAATATCGGCAGCATTCTAGGTGTCACCCCAGTGATGACACCTCTTGAAATACTCTCACAAATTACTAATCAGATTATTTTTTTCTATACACTGTTATATACTTCAATGTTTGGTTGTTGCGTGGCTATATCATTATACGACTATTCGAAAAGTGTAGTGATAGAGAAGCTGGAACTAGAGAAACAAGAGGCGCTTCACCGCTCCCATCTATCAGATTTACAGATGAAAGCGCTGCAATCTCAGCTAAGCCCCCACTTTTTATTTAATAGTCTTGGTTCTATTAGCGGATTAGCACGTCAATCCAACAAGGAGGCAGTTATTTCTGCTATCGCCAGATTAGGTGATATGTTACGTTTTACTGTGGAAAACTCGCAAAAACGGTGTATCCCTCTCGCCACCGAACTGGCGTTTGTCGATAACTATATCACCTTACAAAAGTTGCGATTTAGCAACCGTTTTGTCTTCAATATTACCAACAATACGCACTCTGAGAATATAGTCTGCCCCCCTTTCTCACTGCAGTTACTCATCGAAAATGCCTTTATCCATGGGGTTAATAAAAGTAATGAAAGAACTTACATTGAAGTAACATTAGAAGAACATAATAACCAACTTACATTTATTGTCTGTAATACAAAGGCAAACGAATATCAACAAAGCACCAGTTTAAAATCAGGGCTTGCCAATTTAAACGATAGGCTTAAAATGATTTACGGTGATTCCGCGTCAATACAGCTATTTCCTAATGAAGTGAGCAAAAAAAACGAGTCAAATACAAAGGGTTCGGACAAAGATGATTTTAAGGCACATCATGTTAAGATCCATTACTTTAAAATACATTATTTTAAAATAAAAGTTTCGATGCCGCTGGAGGATGTCGATGTCTAG
- a CDS encoding virginiamycin B lyase family protein produces the protein MKIFSHLVCVIALFLCACVSAGPKKDLPLSFLTVDGIHAGDNGVIYVAAGFDGSKVYEIAADGRVSEIADGLAGPVDIAKTSDGMLYVTNFFTKTLSRIDADGVISDFGELLEGPSGIASDSQDNLYISHFGAAGEGDTIIKVTPNGESSVFASGGFLQGPVGIAVDEYDNVYVANLGNGIITKIDKYGDQHKITQIQSENGFSIGHLAYFDGRIYATNLADGRIFVIRRDGKMRKLRASKRVKLPNGITYNPVTGNIMVAEVFKPIATLVNIKVKR, from the coding sequence ATGAAAATATTCTCTCATTTAGTCTGTGTTATTGCGTTATTCCTGTGTGCTTGTGTTTCTGCAGGGCCGAAGAAAGACTTACCTTTATCATTCCTTACCGTCGACGGTATTCATGCAGGTGACAATGGTGTAATTTATGTTGCTGCCGGTTTTGATGGTTCAAAAGTATATGAAATAGCCGCTGATGGTCGCGTGTCTGAAATTGCGGATGGTCTTGCTGGGCCTGTGGATATTGCTAAGACATCTGATGGCATGCTTTATGTTACCAATTTTTTTACGAAAACCTTATCTCGTATAGATGCCGACGGTGTTATCTCGGACTTTGGTGAATTGCTAGAGGGCCCCTCAGGTATTGCTTCTGATAGCCAGGACAATTTATATATTTCACACTTTGGTGCTGCAGGTGAGGGAGATACGATCATTAAAGTGACACCTAACGGTGAATCTTCAGTATTTGCCAGTGGTGGCTTTTTGCAAGGCCCTGTAGGAATCGCTGTGGATGAATACGATAACGTTTATGTGGCAAATTTGGGTAACGGTATTATCACTAAGATCGATAAATACGGTGACCAGCATAAAATAACTCAGATACAATCTGAAAATGGTTTTTCTATTGGTCATTTGGCCTATTTTGATGGCCGTATTTATGCCACCAATTTAGCTGATGGACGTATTTTTGTTATTAGACGCGATGGCAAGATGCGCAAGCTAAGGGCAAGTAAGCGTGTGAAACTTCCCAATGGTATTACTTACAATCCAGTTACAGGAAATATTATGGTTGCTGAGGTATTTAAACCTATTGCGACGCTGGTGAATATTAAAGTCAAACGGTAG
- the kduI gene encoding 5-dehydro-4-deoxy-D-glucuronate isomerase yields MTIDTRYSNHPDDVKHYTTEQLRQHFLIESIFSIDSISLTHSHSDRIIIGGIMPVNKRLSLNASKEMGVDFFCQRREIGIINIGNKGYITIDNERIALEQYDGFYIARGTKNIHLESESSKKPAKFYLNSAPAHYSYPSIKIQHSKANPLKLGDDNNCNKRTIYQYVHPAICESCQLLMGLTMLEPGNLWNTMPCHTHQRRMEAYFYFAMDSGSQVIHLMGQPQQTRHIMVTNEQAVISPSWSIHSGVGTSNYAFIWGMLGENQAFEDMDTIPTSFLK; encoded by the coding sequence ATGACGATCGATACTCGCTACAGCAACCATCCTGACGACGTGAAACATTATACTACCGAGCAACTACGTCAGCATTTTTTAATTGAATCTATATTCAGTATCGATAGCATTAGTCTCACCCACTCTCACAGTGACAGAATAATAATAGGCGGCATCATGCCTGTTAATAAAAGACTAAGCCTTAACGCTAGTAAAGAAATGGGGGTAGATTTTTTTTGCCAGCGACGAGAAATAGGTATTATTAACATTGGCAATAAAGGCTATATCACGATTGATAATGAACGCATAGCGCTAGAACAATACGACGGTTTTTATATTGCTAGGGGCACCAAAAATATCCACCTCGAATCAGAATCATCGAAAAAACCCGCAAAATTTTACCTCAATAGCGCTCCGGCTCATTACAGCTATCCTTCTATTAAAATCCAACACTCCAAGGCCAACCCTCTCAAGCTCGGTGACGATAACAATTGCAACAAACGTACGATTTATCAATACGTCCACCCTGCCATATGCGAAAGCTGCCAGCTACTCATGGGCCTTACCATGCTAGAGCCAGGCAACCTCTGGAACACCATGCCCTGCCATACACACCAACGCAGAATGGAAGCCTACTTCTACTTCGCCATGGACTCCGGCTCACAAGTTATCCACTTAATGGGACAGCCACAACAAACCCGCCACATAATGGTCACCAACGAACAAGCCGTTATCTCCCCCAGCTGGTCCATACACTCCGGCGTAGGCACCAGCAACTATGCCTTTATTTGGGGCATGCTAGGAGAAAACCAAGCCTTCGAAGATATGGATACCATTCCAACTTCCTTTCTTAAATAA
- a CDS encoding LytR/AlgR family response regulator transcription factor codes for MSSIRVIIVDDEDLARLNIVDSLKQYTDMAVVGEFESGDIPTHILNTLNADVVFIDIEMPHVNGIALAKHLLTLDNKPHIVFVTAYDNHAVQAFDLCAIDYLLKPFDSQRFAQTITRIRSSLQEKIINDNIQQLEHINKKKFLERLIIKTTGAINIVKIEDVIWLSSSGNYVEVHCTQTTYLHRVTLSFLEQHLDPDVFFRTHRTSIVKKNEIKEIRALDENKFSIILANGQSVQLSKRYRDALLLALT; via the coding sequence ATGTCTAGTATACGAGTTATTATTGTTGATGATGAAGACTTAGCACGCCTTAATATAGTTGATTCTCTAAAACAATATACCGATATGGCAGTTGTCGGTGAATTTGAATCAGGAGATATTCCAACTCATATACTCAATACCCTAAACGCAGACGTGGTATTCATCGATATCGAAATGCCACACGTCAATGGTATTGCATTAGCCAAGCACCTCTTAACACTGGATAATAAACCCCACATTGTATTTGTCACTGCTTATGATAATCATGCAGTTCAAGCCTTTGATTTATGCGCGATTGACTACCTACTCAAGCCTTTTGACAGTCAGCGCTTTGCTCAAACGATTACACGCATACGTTCCTCTTTACAGGAAAAAATTATAAACGATAATATACAACAACTGGAACATATCAATAAGAAAAAATTTCTTGAACGACTAATTATCAAAACTACCGGCGCCATTAATATTGTCAAGATAGAAGATGTTATTTGGCTGAGTTCCAGCGGAAACTATGTAGAGGTACATTGCACACAAACCACCTATTTACACCGTGTAACTCTATCTTTCCTCGAGCAACATTTAGATCCTGATGTCTTTTTTAGAACTCATAGAACTTCTATCGTCAAAAAAAATGAAATCAAAGAAATTCGTGCTCTAGATGAAAATAAATTTTCTATTATTTTGGCCAATGGACAAAGCGTACAATTAAGCAAACGTTATCGCGATGCTTTATTGCTAGCTCTTACATAA
- a CDS encoding cytochrome P460 family protein, which yields MIPKLFIAELFPKIPIRSVSAVLITLGLSACGAGSGDNLDQAGQPIGEGGPVDNNDLFTNVQSIFTTNCIRCHAGASAPQGLSLAAGVSFDQIVGVASNQQPDLLRIDPGNPDDSYLLRKVLGTPGITGSQMPLGGPFLNADDIQTITDWIAAGAPPAAASSPTSPDDEVIAEITDFTNYRNWESVDYTIGLTNRFLTDGIHSSDNETFARRVYANDIALNSTGNDFDNGSILVKEVFTYANDGLQFEFAEGGGLLAMVKRGGNFSPNGGGWEWFNIRPDLSDFNARGVDVRMGTCLSCHASGVLDSEGDIIGGKDFVFEHPSEVAADDTTFANYRSWNLIDTLTTRPDLLGDRAHGGAVQESTRVVYKKQLYANPDTSDQGYPIGTALVKEARDADGNIIEVTAMLKRGGGFSPMFGDWEWFLLEAQTGTILRGDNGEERRGAFLNNGGCVGCHTGATPEQNTGIDFVFRHDGDPFNNNEEFAAEVSDFAGFESWDLVDYTIGAVNPTISGGAHQGAADLFARRVYANPTAMNFDGTTYPRGSIFVKAITSRETGTEVFPAEDGLIAMVKRGGTFNQENAGWEYFSLETDLSGILKRGANVNNGGCNSCHLAANGSTPTSGVDYIFPTPTVYTPTSDDFENYTSWALVDERSDRNPQLGPNAHNAATDGSIRRVYKKQEFAFPLDNSPGYPVGTTYVKEIFEADGTTLNGIVAMVKITETGESDTGAIESGWEFFVLDPATGDILINDDGSERRGMSLTGDGSMTNGCVGCHTAANTTGEGSKDFIFDHPNDPFVNSNNN from the coding sequence ATGATACCTAAATTATTTATTGCCGAGCTGTTTCCAAAAATTCCTATCCGTTCAGTGTCTGCAGTCCTAATTACTTTGGGGCTGAGCGCTTGCGGTGCAGGTAGTGGTGACAACTTGGATCAGGCAGGACAACCGATTGGTGAAGGTGGCCCAGTTGATAACAATGACCTTTTCACAAATGTGCAAAGTATTTTTACAACTAATTGTATTCGCTGTCATGCGGGTGCTTCTGCACCACAAGGACTAAGCCTTGCTGCCGGCGTTTCTTTTGATCAAATAGTGGGTGTGGCAAGTAACCAGCAGCCAGATTTGTTACGTATCGACCCTGGTAATCCCGATGATAGTTATTTGTTGCGTAAGGTACTAGGAACGCCTGGGATTACGGGATCACAAATGCCTTTAGGCGGGCCTTTTTTAAATGCTGACGATATTCAAACGATTACTGATTGGATCGCAGCAGGTGCACCACCGGCAGCTGCGTCTTCTCCAACGTCTCCAGATGACGAAGTAATTGCCGAAATTACTGACTTTACAAATTATCGTAATTGGGAATCGGTCGATTATACTATTGGCTTAACAAACCGTTTCCTTACAGATGGCATACACAGTAGCGATAATGAAACTTTTGCGCGACGTGTTTATGCCAACGATATTGCTTTAAATTCAACGGGGAATGATTTCGACAACGGTTCAATACTGGTAAAAGAAGTCTTCACCTATGCTAATGATGGGCTGCAATTTGAATTTGCTGAAGGCGGTGGCTTACTTGCCATGGTTAAGCGTGGTGGTAATTTTTCTCCTAATGGTGGTGGCTGGGAATGGTTTAACATCCGGCCCGACCTTTCTGACTTTAATGCCAGGGGCGTTGATGTGCGCATGGGGACTTGTCTGTCCTGTCACGCAAGTGGTGTGTTAGATTCCGAAGGCGATATTATTGGTGGCAAAGACTTTGTCTTTGAGCACCCATCAGAAGTTGCTGCTGACGATACAACTTTCGCGAATTATCGTAGCTGGAATTTAATTGATACGTTAACTACTCGCCCAGATTTACTTGGTGATCGTGCTCACGGAGGTGCGGTGCAAGAAAGCACACGAGTGGTTTATAAAAAGCAACTTTATGCGAACCCTGATACCAGCGACCAAGGTTACCCAATTGGCACTGCTCTTGTAAAAGAAGCACGCGATGCTGATGGCAATATTATTGAAGTAACTGCGATGCTCAAACGTGGCGGTGGCTTTAGTCCTATGTTTGGTGACTGGGAATGGTTTTTATTAGAAGCACAAACCGGCACTATTTTACGTGGTGATAACGGTGAAGAACGACGCGGCGCCTTTTTAAATAACGGAGGTTGTGTTGGTTGTCATACTGGGGCAACGCCAGAGCAAAATACGGGTATCGACTTTGTATTTAGGCATGATGGCGACCCCTTTAATAACAACGAAGAATTTGCAGCTGAGGTAAGTGACTTTGCTGGCTTCGAAAGTTGGGATCTTGTTGACTATACCATAGGCGCTGTTAATCCAACTATTTCTGGTGGTGCTCACCAGGGAGCTGCTGATCTTTTTGCTCGAAGAGTTTATGCCAACCCGACGGCAATGAATTTTGACGGCACTACTTACCCAAGAGGCAGTATTTTTGTAAAAGCAATCACTTCTCGTGAAACTGGTACTGAAGTGTTTCCGGCGGAAGATGGCTTAATTGCCATGGTTAAGCGTGGTGGGACATTCAATCAAGAAAATGCCGGCTGGGAATACTTTAGTTTAGAGACTGATTTAAGTGGCATTCTTAAGCGAGGAGCTAACGTTAACAACGGTGGATGTAATTCTTGTCACTTGGCGGCCAACGGTTCAACACCTACATCTGGCGTAGATTATATTTTCCCAACGCCAACGGTTTATACACCTACCAGTGACGATTTTGAAAACTATACCTCATGGGCTTTAGTCGATGAGCGAAGTGATCGCAATCCTCAACTTGGTCCTAACGCCCATAATGCGGCAACTGACGGTTCTATTCGCAGAGTGTATAAAAAGCAGGAGTTTGCGTTCCCATTAGATAATTCTCCTGGTTATCCTGTTGGCACGACTTATGTGAAGGAGATTTTCGAAGCTGATGGTACAACATTAAATGGCATTGTCGCCATGGTAAAAATAACGGAGACCGGAGAGTCCGACACTGGCGCAATAGAAAGTGGATGGGAATTCTTTGTGCTTGATCCTGCTACCGGCGATATTTTAATTAATGATGACGGCAGCGAGCGAAGAGGCATGAGTTTAACCGGTGACGGCAGTATGACGAATGGCTGTGTCGGATGTCATACCGCAGCTAATACCACTGGGGAAGGGAGTAAAGATTTTATCTTTGACCACCCGAATGATCCATTTGTTAACTCTAACAATAATTAA
- a CDS encoding DUF547 domain-containing protein, producing MAETGFWGKSTETAKTSIDHSPWQTILSQYIQRDNGGINRFAYGDVDDNNLELLETYLEYLQQIDPRKYSRKEQKAYWINLYNALTVQVILDNYPLTSILSIGEDNKGPWDDVVAEIAGVELTLNAIEHKILRKHWQDPRIHFAVNCASIGCPNLQAQVFTATNSDQLLDKAAKEYLSHPRGAVFENNTLVLSSIFDWYGDDFGKTQQQRLHTLSTYLPEQRAKELKNYTGYIKYHYDWNLNDKVAEI from the coding sequence ATGGCTGAGACAGGTTTTTGGGGTAAGTCTACTGAGACCGCGAAAACATCCATAGATCATTCACCCTGGCAAACTATTTTAAGCCAATATATTCAACGAGATAATGGTGGTATTAATCGCTTTGCCTATGGAGATGTGGATGATAATAATCTTGAACTATTGGAAACGTATCTCGAATATCTGCAACAGATAGATCCAAGAAAATATTCGCGTAAGGAACAAAAAGCATACTGGATAAACTTGTATAATGCGTTAACCGTGCAGGTTATTCTCGATAACTATCCCCTTACTTCTATTCTTAGTATTGGTGAAGATAACAAAGGCCCATGGGATGATGTGGTCGCTGAAATTGCAGGTGTAGAACTTACCTTAAACGCAATCGAGCATAAAATCTTACGTAAGCACTGGCAAGATCCTCGTATTCATTTTGCTGTAAATTGTGCGAGTATTGGTTGCCCTAATCTTCAAGCACAAGTTTTTACTGCAACAAATAGCGACCAATTATTGGATAAAGCGGCTAAGGAATACCTTTCTCATCCACGAGGTGCTGTATTTGAAAATAATACTCTTGTGCTCTCCTCGATATTTGATTGGTATGGTGACGACTTTGGCAAAACACAACAACAACGTTTACATACCTTGAGTACATACCTGCCAGAACAACGGGCGAAAGAGCTTAAAAATTATACTGGTTATATTAAGTACCACTACGATTGGAATTTGAATGATAAAGTGGCTGAAATCTGA
- a CDS encoding TetR/AcrR family transcriptional regulator: protein MVDFPSASSSTTSKATADAILSKEGKAKPGTREQQRQRTRALILQSVLDIIVSDGMRAVRHRAVAKRAGIALGTTTYHFTSIEDLIVSAFDYWQSQHQLHDNPYYQQMSTLLQPYENRAVEVTERSALLEKIYHLSVAYICDQLEGKREDRIVEFAFYHESLGSELIKDMVLSHWQFDINYMASVFSILGSEQPLDDARITLSLFRQLEQLATIANLPQLDVEMIRATLHRHFCSCLQVDFPL from the coding sequence ATGGTGGATTTCCCCAGTGCAAGTTCTAGTACGACTTCTAAGGCAACTGCTGATGCGATCCTTTCGAAGGAGGGCAAAGCAAAGCCGGGTACAAGGGAACAGCAACGACAGAGAACTCGCGCGCTTATTTTACAATCGGTGTTGGATATTATTGTTAGCGACGGTATGCGCGCAGTGCGTCATCGTGCTGTAGCAAAGCGTGCAGGTATTGCCCTAGGTACGACCACTTATCATTTCACCAGTATTGAAGATCTTATTGTCAGTGCATTTGATTATTGGCAATCGCAGCATCAACTGCATGATAACCCTTACTACCAGCAAATGAGTACGTTATTGCAGCCTTATGAAAATAGGGCAGTAGAAGTAACAGAGCGATCCGCTTTATTGGAGAAGATTTATCACTTATCAGTCGCCTATATTTGTGACCAGCTCGAAGGTAAGCGCGAAGACAGAATCGTAGAGTTTGCGTTTTATCATGAGTCACTAGGTTCTGAGCTTATTAAAGATATGGTATTGAGCCATTGGCAGTTTGATATTAATTATATGGCGTCTGTGTTTAGTATCTTAGGCTCTGAGCAACCATTAGATGATGCTCGCATTACTTTATCTTTGTTTAGACAACTAGAACAATTGGCGACCATAGCTAATTTGCCTCAATTAGATGTGGAGATGATTCGCGCTACTTTGCACCGTCATTTCTGTTCGTGTTTACAGGTCGACTTTCCCCTGTAA
- a CDS encoding GH1 family beta-glucosidase — protein sequence MKKATANDLIFDKNFIFGAATAAYQIEGAVAEDGRGPSIWDVFTHKKGKIHNSDNGDTACDHYHRYRDDVDLMTQLRLQAYRFSIAWSRILPEGTGRVNQQGLDFYKALVDRLLEKNIIPYATLFHWDMPLALHKRYGGFLHRRAAYDFANYTEIVVEALGDRIKHWITMNEPWEHSCLGHALGVHAPGHHRPWMHMHIVHNQLLAHGLALQKIRHHSPDAEVGITLSLTPIHPATDSDKDRQAAKIANEFFNFITLDPLLKGYYPKDLCRRFGRFAPKVNAYDMDSICAPCDFIGVNNYQREFARYTPLVPFLNTWIVGGTSTADGDFVKDGVQHTSMGWEVYPQGMYEVLHCLQHQYNNPKVIITENGAAFEDTLIEGKVSDPKRIDYLQGYLAQVKSAINEGANVRGYFTWTLMDNFEWAVGYSKRFGLVYVDYDNQQRIIKNSGFWYRDLIQKNQTESFRSHSSNSHTSAIS from the coding sequence ATGAAAAAAGCGACAGCGAACGATCTTATCTTTGACAAAAACTTTATCTTTGGCGCTGCCACCGCTGCTTATCAAATTGAAGGTGCGGTTGCAGAAGATGGACGAGGCCCTAGTATTTGGGATGTTTTTACGCACAAAAAAGGGAAAATACACAACAGTGACAACGGAGATACTGCATGCGATCACTATCATCGCTATCGAGATGATGTGGATCTTATGACACAACTCAGACTCCAAGCCTATCGATTTTCTATTGCATGGTCGCGCATTCTGCCTGAAGGTACAGGCCGAGTTAACCAGCAAGGGCTCGATTTTTACAAAGCATTAGTGGATCGTCTATTAGAAAAAAATATTATTCCCTACGCTACTTTATTTCACTGGGATATGCCGCTCGCTTTGCATAAACGTTATGGTGGTTTTTTACATCGACGGGCCGCTTATGACTTTGCTAATTATACAGAGATAGTGGTGGAAGCTTTGGGAGATCGTATAAAACATTGGATTACCATGAATGAGCCATGGGAGCACAGCTGCTTAGGCCATGCACTTGGTGTACATGCTCCCGGTCATCACCGCCCTTGGATGCATATGCATATCGTTCATAATCAACTATTAGCTCACGGTTTGGCATTGCAGAAAATTCGTCACCACAGTCCTGATGCAGAAGTCGGCATCACACTAAGTCTAACTCCCATTCACCCTGCCACTGATAGTGATAAAGACAGGCAGGCCGCAAAAATTGCTAATGAGTTTTTTAATTTCATAACCTTAGACCCTTTATTAAAAGGTTATTATCCCAAAGATTTATGCCGACGATTTGGACGTTTTGCACCTAAGGTTAATGCCTATGATATGGATAGTATTTGCGCACCTTGCGACTTTATTGGCGTTAACAACTATCAGCGCGAGTTTGCTCGCTATACTCCCCTAGTACCTTTTTTAAATACATGGATTGTAGGTGGTACGAGTACTGCCGATGGTGATTTTGTGAAAGACGGGGTACAACACACATCTATGGGTTGGGAGGTCTATCCCCAAGGGATGTACGAAGTCTTACATTGTTTACAACACCAATATAATAATCCTAAAGTTATTATTACCGAAAACGGCGCCGCCTTTGAGGATACCCTAATAGAAGGAAAAGTTAGCGACCCTAAACGTATCGATTATTTACAGGGCTATTTAGCGCAAGTAAAAAGTGCTATTAACGAGGGCGCCAATGTCAGAGGCTATTTTACCTGGACACTCATGGATAATTTCGAATGGGCAGTGGGTTATAGTAAACGCTTCGGCCTCGTTTATGTGGACTACGATAATCAACAAAGAATTATTAAAAATAGTGGCTTTTGGTATCGCGACCTGATCCAAAAGAATCAGACAGAATCTTTTCGTTCACATTCCTCAAACTCACACACTTCAGCGATTAGCTAG